A DNA window from Streptomyces bacillaris contains the following coding sequences:
- a CDS encoding SDR family oxidoreductase, which yields MSSRRSLEGQVVVVTGAARGVGELLARKLSARGATLALVGLEPDELKQVSDRLHGESDHWFADVTDHAAMARVAREVKERFGKVDVVVANAGVAAGGPFVDSDPDAWRRVIEVNLIGGAVTGRAFLPVLMESRGYFLQIASLAAITPAPMMTAYCASKSGVEAFAHSLRAEVGYKGVKVGVGYLSWTDTDMVRGADQDEVMRELRQRLPWPMNRTYPLGPAVDRIVDGIARRSPHVYAQWWLRGMQSVRGYLPSVIAIGGQREMRRFEPRLHTVPKGLVGAGGAADQDARAERT from the coding sequence ATGAGCAGCAGGCGGAGTCTGGAGGGCCAGGTCGTCGTCGTGACCGGCGCGGCCCGGGGTGTGGGCGAGCTGCTGGCCCGCAAGCTGTCGGCGCGTGGTGCGACGCTGGCGCTGGTCGGCCTGGAGCCGGACGAGTTGAAGCAGGTCTCCGACCGGCTGCACGGCGAGAGCGACCACTGGTTCGCGGACGTCACCGACCACGCGGCGATGGCCCGGGTGGCGCGCGAGGTCAAGGAGCGGTTCGGCAAGGTCGACGTGGTCGTCGCCAACGCGGGCGTCGCCGCCGGCGGCCCGTTCGTCGACTCCGACCCGGACGCCTGGCGGCGGGTCATCGAGGTCAACCTGATCGGCGGGGCGGTCACCGGGCGGGCGTTCCTGCCGGTGCTGATGGAGAGCCGCGGCTACTTCCTCCAGATAGCCTCGCTGGCCGCGATCACCCCGGCGCCGATGATGACGGCGTACTGCGCCTCCAAGTCGGGTGTGGAGGCGTTCGCGCACAGCCTGCGCGCGGAGGTCGGCTACAAGGGCGTGAAGGTGGGCGTCGGATACCTCTCCTGGACCGACACGGACATGGTGCGCGGCGCCGATCAGGACGAGGTGATGCGGGAGTTGAGGCAGCGGCTGCCGTGGCCGATGAACCGCACGTACCCGCTCGGCCCGGCCGTCGACCGGATCGTGGACGGCATCGCCCGGCGCTCCCCGCATGTGTACGCCCAGTGGTGGCTGCGCGGGATGCAGTCGGTCCGGGGCTATCTGCCCTCGGTCATCGCGATCGGCGGCCAGCGCGAGATGCGGCGCTTCGAACCGCGCCTGCACACCGTGCCGAAGGGGCTGGTGGGGGCCGGGGGAGCGGCGGACCAGGACGCGCGGGCGGAGCGTACGTAG
- a CDS encoding MerR family transcriptional regulator has translation MEELAKEAGITVRTLRFYRERGLIPPPRREGRIAWYDDHHLARLRTIAALLERGHTLNGIADLAATFESGRDVAEVLGLGEPTEETPVRLTPEQLADYFEGEVTPENLATALDLGYLATDGDEIVHISRRLLEVSAQLVREGVPLATVLSSGRRVREHADALAEIFVRVLHAHAQETEPAQLRPLARAVVDAELSMALDRRLRREDGTQPPKAG, from the coding sequence ATGGAGGAGCTGGCCAAGGAGGCCGGGATCACCGTGCGGACCCTGCGCTTCTACCGGGAGCGCGGCCTGATCCCGCCGCCCCGCCGCGAGGGCCGGATCGCCTGGTACGACGACCACCACCTGGCCCGACTACGGACGATCGCGGCCCTGCTGGAGCGCGGTCACACCCTCAACGGCATCGCGGACCTGGCCGCCACCTTCGAGAGCGGGCGCGATGTGGCCGAGGTGCTGGGGCTCGGCGAGCCGACCGAGGAGACCCCGGTCCGGCTCACCCCGGAGCAGCTCGCGGACTACTTCGAGGGCGAGGTCACCCCGGAGAACCTGGCCACCGCGCTGGACCTGGGCTATCTGGCCACCGACGGCGACGAGATCGTCCACATCAGCCGCCGCCTCCTGGAGGTGTCGGCGCAGCTCGTACGGGAAGGGGTGCCGCTCGCCACGGTGCTCTCCTCGGGCCGACGCGTCCGCGAGCACGCGGACGCCCTCGCCGAAATCTTCGTACGCGTACTGCATGCCCACGCCCAGGAGACCGAACCGGCCCAACTGCGGCCACTGGCCCGCGCGGTGGTGGACGCGGAGCTGTCGATGGCGCTGGACCGGAGGCTGCGCCGCGAGGACGGCACGCAGCCCCCGAAGGCCGGCTGA
- a CDS encoding alpha/beta fold hydrolase, with protein MSRLLHRDGAPPVPASELFVTSADGSRIHVELYGPEDAPAVVLAHGWTCNTHFWAAQIRDLAADHRVIAYDQRGHGLTPEPGPGGYSVDALADDLEAVLAATLAPGRKAVLAGHSMGGMTLMAAARRPGLREHAAAVLLCSTGSGRLTAEATVVPLRPSGFRTRLTTAILGAKAPLGPVNPVSKRILKYATMGAGSAPGRVDTCARIVHACPRRARVGWGQVLAELEVTAEVRELRVPTAVIAGTDDRLTPPVHARAIAAALPVGLGLTELAGMGHMTPVEAPEAVTAKLRELTTRYVATTEVTEANTAATSEKEDVA; from the coding sequence ATGAGCCGGCTCCTCCACCGCGACGGTGCTCCGCCCGTCCCCGCGAGTGAACTCTTCGTCACGTCGGCCGACGGCTCCCGCATCCACGTCGAGCTGTACGGCCCCGAGGACGCCCCCGCGGTGGTCCTCGCCCACGGCTGGACCTGCAACACCCACTTCTGGGCCGCGCAGATCCGGGACCTCGCCGCCGACCACCGCGTCATCGCCTACGACCAGCGCGGCCACGGCCTCACCCCCGAACCCGGCCCCGGCGGCTACAGCGTCGACGCCCTCGCCGACGACCTGGAAGCCGTGCTCGCCGCCACCCTCGCCCCCGGGCGGAAGGCGGTGCTGGCCGGGCACTCCATGGGCGGGATGACGCTGATGGCCGCCGCCCGCCGCCCGGGCCTGCGCGAGCACGCCGCCGCCGTCCTGCTCTGCTCCACCGGCAGCGGCCGGCTCACCGCCGAGGCCACCGTCGTACCGCTGCGGCCGAGCGGGTTCCGGACCCGGCTGACGACCGCGATCCTGGGGGCGAAGGCGCCGCTGGGGCCGGTCAATCCGGTGTCGAAACGTATCCTCAAGTACGCGACCATGGGCGCCGGTTCGGCCCCCGGCCGCGTCGACACCTGCGCCCGTATCGTGCACGCCTGCCCGCGCCGGGCGAGGGTGGGATGGGGGCAGGTGCTCGCGGAGCTGGAGGTGACGGCCGAGGTTCGCGAGCTGCGGGTGCCGACGGCGGTCATCGCCGGTACGGACGACCGGCTCACCCCGCCGGTCCACGCGCGGGCCATCGCGGCTGCGCTCCCGGTCGGCCTCGGGCTCACCGAGCTGGCGGGCATGGGGCACATGACGCCGGTGGAGGCCCCGGAGGCGGTCACGGCGAAGCTCAGGGAACTGACCACCCGGTACGTCGCGACCACCGAGGTCACCGAGGCGAACACGGCCGCCACGTCCGAGAAGGAGGATGTCGCATGA
- a CDS encoding flavin-containing monooxygenase — MAQQEHVRVAVIGTGFGGLGAAVRLRREGITDFVVLERADSVGGTWRDNSYPGCACDVPSHLYSFSFAPNPDWPRTFSGQEHIRAYLERVADTFGLRPHIRLNHEVKLMSWDRENLYWVIESAGGTTLRADVVISATGPLSDPKMPDIPGLDSFPGKVFHSARWDHDYDLTGKRVAMVGTGASAIQIVPAIQPRTAKLTLFQRTPPWVMPRMDRTISKAERALHRAIPATGTARRGLLWGIRELQVSAFTKHPDQLGLVEKLAKANMARAIKDPALRAKLTPDYRIGCKRILLSSTYYPALAQPNVDVVASGLSEIRGSTVVAADGSEAEVDAIIFGTGFHVTDMPIAERVVGEEGITLAETWKDGMNSLRGATAAGFPNWMTIIGPNTGLGNSSMILMIESQLNYMADYLRQLNVLGGRAALGARSAAVTAWNDKVQERMKRTVWNTGGCTSWYLDAEGRNTTVWPGTTGEFRRQTRTVDLAEYDVIRATGTPGAAGGVRAGEAGRLTGSGLVPEQPGRGERETVAAGDAVAEEAAR; from the coding sequence ATGGCCCAGCAGGAGCACGTACGTGTGGCGGTGATCGGTACCGGATTCGGGGGCCTGGGGGCCGCCGTCCGGCTGCGCCGCGAAGGCATCACCGATTTCGTCGTCCTGGAGCGGGCCGACTCCGTGGGCGGCACCTGGCGCGACAACAGCTACCCCGGCTGCGCCTGCGACGTGCCGTCCCACCTCTACTCCTTCTCCTTCGCGCCCAACCCCGACTGGCCGCGCACCTTCTCCGGCCAGGAGCACATCCGGGCCTATCTGGAGCGGGTCGCGGACACCTTCGGGCTCCGCCCGCACATCCGGCTGAACCACGAGGTGAAGCTGATGAGCTGGGACAGGGAGAACCTGTACTGGGTGATCGAGTCCGCGGGCGGCACCACCCTGCGCGCGGACGTCGTCATCTCCGCCACCGGGCCGCTCTCCGACCCCAAGATGCCCGACATCCCCGGACTCGACTCCTTCCCCGGCAAGGTCTTCCACTCCGCCCGCTGGGACCACGACTACGACCTGACCGGCAAGCGGGTCGCCATGGTCGGAACGGGCGCCTCCGCCATCCAGATCGTCCCGGCCATCCAGCCGAGGACGGCGAAGCTCACGCTCTTCCAGCGCACGCCCCCGTGGGTCATGCCGCGCATGGACCGCACCATCAGCAAGGCCGAGCGCGCGCTCCACCGGGCGATACCCGCGACCGGCACCGCCCGCCGCGGACTGCTCTGGGGCATACGGGAGTTGCAGGTGAGCGCCTTCACCAAGCACCCCGACCAACTGGGCCTGGTGGAGAAGCTGGCCAAGGCCAACATGGCACGGGCCATCAAGGACCCGGCGCTGCGGGCCAAGCTGACTCCGGACTACCGCATCGGCTGCAAGCGCATCCTGCTCTCCAGCACCTACTACCCGGCCCTCGCCCAGCCCAATGTGGACGTGGTCGCCTCCGGGCTCAGCGAGATACGCGGCTCTACCGTCGTCGCCGCCGACGGCAGCGAGGCGGAGGTCGACGCGATCATCTTCGGCACCGGCTTCCATGTGACGGACATGCCGATCGCGGAACGGGTCGTCGGCGAGGAGGGCATCACCCTCGCGGAGACCTGGAAGGACGGGATGAACTCGCTGCGCGGCGCGACCGCCGCCGGGTTCCCCAACTGGATGACGATCATCGGCCCCAACACGGGCCTCGGGAACTCCTCGATGATCCTGATGATCGAGTCCCAGCTGAACTACATGGCCGACTATCTGCGCCAGTTGAACGTGCTGGGCGGCCGGGCCGCGCTCGGCGCCCGCTCCGCCGCCGTCACCGCGTGGAACGACAAGGTCCAGGAGCGGATGAAGCGCACGGTGTGGAACACCGGCGGCTGCACCAGCTGGTACCTGGACGCCGAGGGCCGCAACACCACGGTCTGGCCGGGCACGACGGGCGAGTTCCGGCGCCAGACGCGGACGGTGGACCTCGCGGAGTACGACGTCATCCGGGCGACCGGGACGCCGGGCGCGGCCGGGGGCGTGCGAGCCGGTGAGGCGGGGCGGCTCACCGGGAGCGGGCTCGTACCGGAGCAGCCGGGGCGCGGGGAGCGCGAGACGGTCGCCGCGGGGGACGCGGTGGCGGAGGAGGCTGCGCGATGA
- a CDS encoding helix-turn-helix transcriptional regulator, producing MEAGVGPPDAEGAPSATRPTRTTSARDLRTALKAGAPGDAGAPEGTPTPAPDAFPAALREALGRRGLSLERVSERLRARGIGVSQATLSSWQRGRSQPERARSLRAVEVLEEILELPGGALRSLLGPRRPRGRVAPARGESAALQVLGKDSVVEKALGERFRHFNQATGSLLIHDVVTLGERGTLGNLTTTNVLRASRAGADRALFVLSFDDEQAEPLDIRVTSGRLGEATYLKGLKSLVLEIHFGRELAKLETTVVSYAVDVSPSREPATHYERWSRANLHEYLQQVFFHPDALPSGCRRYFRDQVGSPPRGQRRISMNDPHSTHVLVSRCKPGVHGVAWDFGTPE from the coding sequence ATGGAAGCCGGCGTCGGGCCGCCGGACGCCGAGGGCGCCCCGAGCGCCACGAGGCCAACGAGAACCACGAGCGCCCGCGACCTGCGTACGGCGCTGAAGGCGGGGGCGCCGGGGGACGCCGGGGCGCCGGAGGGCACCCCCACCCCCGCCCCCGACGCCTTCCCGGCCGCGCTGCGGGAGGCGCTGGGCCGACGCGGCCTCTCCCTGGAGCGGGTCAGCGAACGGCTGCGGGCGCGCGGGATCGGGGTCAGCCAGGCCACGTTGAGCAGCTGGCAGCGCGGCCGGAGCCAGCCGGAGCGGGCCCGTTCGCTGCGGGCGGTGGAGGTGCTGGAGGAGATCCTGGAGCTGCCGGGCGGGGCCCTGCGCTCGCTGCTCGGCCCGCGCCGCCCGCGCGGCCGCGTCGCACCGGCCCGGGGCGAGAGCGCGGCCCTCCAGGTGCTGGGCAAGGACTCGGTGGTGGAGAAGGCTCTCGGGGAGCGGTTCCGCCACTTCAACCAGGCGACCGGCTCGCTGCTGATCCACGACGTGGTGACGCTGGGCGAGCGCGGCACGCTCGGCAACCTCACCACGACCAATGTGCTGCGGGCCAGCCGCGCCGGGGCCGACCGCGCGCTGTTCGTCCTCAGCTTCGACGACGAACAGGCCGAGCCGCTCGACATACGCGTCACCAGCGGGCGGCTGGGCGAGGCCACGTACCTCAAGGGGCTGAAGTCCCTGGTACTGGAGATCCACTTCGGCCGGGAACTCGCCAAACTGGAGACGACGGTGGTGAGTTACGCGGTCGACGTGAGCCCGTCCCGGGAACCGGCCACGCACTACGAACGGTGGTCGCGGGCGAATCTGCACGAATATCTTCAGCAGGTCTTCTTCCATCCGGACGCGCTTCCCTCGGGCTGCCGACGGTACTTCCGGGACCAGGTGGGCTCCCCGCCCCGCGGGCAGCGACGCATTTCGATGAACGATCCCCACAGCACCCATGTGCTCGTCTCCCGCTGCAAACCCGGAGTGCACGGAGTGGCCTGGGATTTCGGCACACCGGAATGA
- a CDS encoding sigma-70 family RNA polymerase sigma factor translates to MVNSVNGVDVTALVVAARDGDQAAGERLAALYLPLVYNVVGRALNGHPDVDDVVQETMLRALSGLSSLRDPTRFRSWLVAIAMNQVRTRWAVLGHRPAALEETDEPADPAADFVDLTILRLELSGQRRETAEATRWLDEAERDVLSLWWLETTGELTRAELADALGLPPQHAAVRVQRVKNQLDVGRAVVRALAAEPRCPFLADLVADWDGVPTPLWRKRIARHIRGCASCSAGSSGLVPPEGLLSGLALVVPLYEGGQHAAAAVAPAVAPAAFSAGKAAGLVAAGAAVVSIAVLLWPSAPAPPAPRAEGGTTQLPAPGPVTTAATPPTSPTPTPTPSPTPSTAAPSASPSTTALAASPSPAPRAQPRPQTRLVAEVNTLRARNHCPQLTTDPRLTEVAQHHSEDMAEQAYFGHTDSTGRATGDRVTGSGYLWSAVGETIATGNTDPAAVVEEWRRSSGQGNDILNCDFTHVGVGIADSPRGPYWTQVLATPR, encoded by the coding sequence GTGGTGAACAGCGTGAACGGCGTGGACGTCACCGCTCTGGTCGTCGCGGCCAGGGACGGGGACCAGGCAGCGGGGGAGCGGCTCGCCGCCCTCTATCTGCCGCTGGTCTACAACGTCGTGGGCCGTGCCCTCAACGGCCACCCGGACGTGGACGACGTGGTGCAGGAGACCATGCTCCGGGCGCTCTCCGGGCTCTCCTCGCTGCGTGATCCCACCCGGTTCCGGTCCTGGCTGGTGGCCATCGCCATGAACCAGGTCCGCACCCGCTGGGCCGTCCTCGGCCACCGGCCCGCCGCCCTGGAGGAGACCGACGAGCCCGCCGACCCGGCCGCCGACTTCGTCGATCTGACCATCCTGCGGCTGGAGCTCTCCGGGCAGCGGCGCGAGACCGCTGAGGCCACCCGCTGGCTGGACGAGGCGGAGCGCGATGTGCTCTCGCTCTGGTGGCTGGAAACCACCGGTGAGCTGACCCGGGCCGAGCTGGCGGACGCCCTCGGGCTCCCGCCCCAGCACGCCGCCGTCCGCGTCCAGCGGGTGAAGAACCAGCTCGACGTCGGGCGCGCGGTCGTCCGGGCGCTGGCCGCCGAGCCCCGCTGCCCCTTCCTGGCCGACCTGGTGGCCGACTGGGACGGGGTGCCCACGCCGCTGTGGCGCAAGCGCATAGCCCGGCACATACGCGGCTGCGCCTCCTGCTCGGCCGGCAGCTCGGGGCTCGTACCGCCGGAGGGGCTGCTCTCCGGGCTGGCTCTGGTGGTGCCGTTGTACGAGGGGGGCCAGCACGCAGCCGCTGCTGTCGCCCCGGCCGTGGCCCCGGCCGCGTTCTCGGCGGGCAAGGCGGCGGGGCTCGTCGCCGCCGGGGCCGCCGTCGTCTCCATCGCCGTACTCCTGTGGCCCTCCGCGCCCGCCCCGCCCGCGCCCCGCGCCGAAGGCGGTACGACCCAGCTCCCCGCGCCCGGGCCGGTCACCACGGCGGCCACCCCGCCCACCTCGCCGACGCCCACCCCCACGCCGTCGCCCACGCCGAGCACCGCCGCCCCGAGCGCCTCGCCCTCCACCACGGCCCTGGCGGCCTCCCCGAGCCCGGCACCGCGGGCGCAGCCCCGTCCGCAGACGCGCCTGGTGGCGGAGGTCAACACCCTGCGCGCCCGCAACCACTGCCCGCAGCTGACCACCGACCCCCGGCTCACCGAGGTCGCCCAGCACCACTCCGAGGACATGGCGGAACAGGCCTATTTCGGCCACACCGACTCCACGGGCCGGGCCACGGGCGACCGGGTGACCGGCTCCGGCTACCTCTGGTCCGCCGTGGGCGAGACCATCGCCACCGGGAACACCGACCCGGCCGCCGTCGTCGAGGAGTGGCGCCGCAGCTCCGGGCAGGGCAACGACATCCTCAACTGCGACTTCACCCACGTGGGCGTGGGGATCGCGGACTCGCCGCGCGGGCCCTACTGGACCCAGGTGCTGGCCACGCCGCGCTAG
- a CDS encoding S1 family peptidase, which produces MKHGKKKNARRYIVAATIGALLSAGVATGAYAGTEESAPLRYQPEMVRALATTLGVSEQAAVVRLDKEAGQQERFAKLRAEKVSTLGAFFAKDGTLVVNAADAEAAKEVKAAGLAARVPERGESELDRIKAQLDAKALKSAPAGVSAWSVDLASDTVTVEVNGASDAATRDFLKAAKSNGDAVRVVQGQEKLETQAVVPPGSRMTFNGYLCSVGYGAKDRNGKQVLVTAGHCIEDLPALAYNGTRFAKGTHTRFALGTRSVDMGIATVDAGHSIGLDITTYGKAGTVAVRGSQRAPQGSALCKSGQTTGWTCGKVGSYNVSVTYTDENGGPDTVVTGLASSSVCTQGGDSGGAYVSGNQAQGLTSGGPIGQRCNGQVNSPGSSYFQPLDDALKYYGLTLNTK; this is translated from the coding sequence GTGAAGCACGGAAAGAAGAAGAACGCGCGCAGATACATCGTGGCGGCCACCATCGGCGCCCTCCTGTCGGCCGGAGTCGCCACAGGGGCTTACGCCGGTACGGAGGAATCCGCGCCGCTGCGGTACCAGCCGGAGATGGTCCGGGCTCTCGCCACCACCCTGGGCGTGAGTGAGCAGGCGGCCGTGGTGCGGCTCGACAAGGAGGCCGGGCAGCAGGAGCGGTTCGCGAAGCTGCGGGCCGAGAAGGTCTCCACCCTCGGGGCCTTCTTCGCCAAGGACGGGACGCTCGTCGTGAACGCGGCCGACGCCGAGGCCGCGAAGGAGGTCAAGGCGGCGGGGCTCGCAGCACGGGTCCCCGAGCGCGGCGAGAGCGAGCTGGACCGGATCAAGGCCCAGCTCGACGCCAAGGCCCTCAAGAGCGCCCCGGCCGGCGTCTCGGCCTGGTCCGTGGACCTTGCCTCCGACACCGTGACCGTCGAGGTCAACGGGGCGTCCGACGCCGCCACCCGTGACTTCCTCAAGGCCGCGAAGAGCAACGGCGACGCCGTACGGGTCGTCCAGGGCCAGGAGAAGCTGGAGACGCAGGCCGTCGTGCCGCCGGGCAGCCGCATGACGTTCAACGGCTACCTCTGCTCCGTCGGTTACGGCGCCAAGGACCGCAACGGCAAGCAGGTGCTGGTCACCGCCGGGCACTGCATCGAGGACCTGCCCGCACTGGCGTACAACGGGACCCGGTTCGCCAAGGGCACCCACACCCGGTTCGCGCTCGGCACCCGCAGCGTGGACATGGGCATCGCCACCGTGGACGCCGGCCACTCCATCGGCCTGGACATCACCACGTACGGCAAGGCGGGCACCGTCGCCGTCCGGGGCAGCCAGCGGGCCCCGCAGGGCTCGGCGCTCTGCAAGTCCGGCCAGACCACCGGCTGGACCTGCGGCAAGGTCGGCTCGTACAACGTCAGCGTCACCTACACCGACGAGAACGGCGGCCCCGACACCGTCGTGACCGGCCTCGCCAGCTCCTCCGTCTGCACTCAGGGCGGCGACAGCGGCGGCGCCTACGTCTCCGGCAACCAGGCCCAGGGCCTGACCTCCGGCGGGCCGATCGGCCAGCGGTGCAACGGCCAGGTGAACTCGCCCGGTTCGTCGTACTTCCAGCCGCTCGACGACGCCCTCAAGTACTACGGGCTGACGCTCAACACCAAGTAG
- a CDS encoding gephyrin-like molybdotransferase receptor GlpR: MSSSGLIYAVIVGAWAAYLVPMWLRRQDELNEARPTERFSTAIRLLSGRAAMERRYARELRERTAEEAGPDVDPDAETDRMDSVDVRAFAAPPAHTEARVHDPAHAPERAPGPQGSDRQAHDRRTPHQPPDQRQPSDRQAHDRRSGERPASAGGPPAQRRPRTGAADAERARRAQRSQVLARRRRTTIVLFLAFTLGAIVAAVGGLGFLWAPAVPAVLLSTYIVHLRAQERRRFAFTMDRRRAEVAAQRLRENRPRGHQPAASAPAGQDDDSEAHHPAPEPTPTVSPQEAGRRALVEQTDHAEWVDQQRDRDRVQGDSWEPVPVPLPTYVTAPVAPRATGGVEVGDPETWSAARSSTAEPTRTGTSHPTVDPAPRQRTNQSRRTRDRGRTPLFDQYDDEDRPRAANE; encoded by the coding sequence GTGAGCAGCAGCGGCCTCATCTACGCAGTCATCGTCGGGGCCTGGGCCGCCTACTTGGTGCCGATGTGGCTCCGCAGGCAGGACGAGCTGAACGAAGCCCGTCCGACGGAACGCTTCAGCACGGCCATCCGGCTGCTGTCCGGACGGGCGGCGATGGAGCGCCGGTACGCCAGGGAGCTGCGGGAGCGCACCGCCGAGGAGGCGGGGCCCGACGTCGACCCGGACGCCGAGACGGACCGTATGGATTCCGTGGACGTCCGGGCCTTTGCCGCGCCTCCGGCGCATACGGAAGCCAGGGTGCACGACCCGGCGCACGCTCCCGAGCGCGCCCCGGGCCCCCAGGGCTCCGATCGCCAGGCGCACGACCGGCGGACGCCCCATCAGCCCCCGGACCAGCGGCAGCCGTCGGACCGTCAGGCGCACGACCGCCGGTCCGGCGAGCGCCCCGCGTCGGCCGGCGGCCCCCCGGCCCAGCGCCGACCGCGCACCGGAGCCGCCGACGCCGAGCGGGCCCGGCGCGCCCAGCGCTCCCAGGTTCTGGCACGGCGCAGACGGACGACGATCGTCCTCTTCCTGGCCTTCACCCTCGGCGCGATCGTGGCGGCGGTCGGCGGACTCGGCTTCCTCTGGGCGCCCGCCGTCCCCGCCGTCCTGCTGAGCACGTACATCGTGCATCTGCGGGCCCAGGAGCGGCGCCGGTTCGCCTTCACCATGGACCGCCGCCGGGCCGAGGTCGCGGCGCAGCGGCTGCGCGAGAACCGGCCCCGCGGGCACCAGCCCGCCGCCTCGGCCCCCGCCGGGCAGGACGACGACTCCGAAGCCCACCACCCGGCGCCGGAACCCACCCCCACGGTCTCCCCCCAGGAGGCCGGCCGCCGCGCCCTCGTCGAGCAGACGGACCACGCGGAGTGGGTGGACCAGCAGCGCGACCGCGACCGGGTCCAGGGCGACAGCTGGGAGCCCGTCCCCGTACCGCTGCCCACCTATGTCACCGCCCCCGTCGCCCCCCGGGCCACCGGCGGCGTCGAGGTCGGCGACCCGGAGACCTGGAGCGCGGCCCGCTCCAGCACCGCCGAGCCCACCCGCACGGGCACCTCGCACCCCACGGTGGACCCGGCCCCGCGCCAGCGCACCAACCAGTCCCGCCGCACCCGCGACCGGGGCCGGACCCCCCTCTTCGACCAGTACGACGACGAGGACCGGCCCCGCGCGGCCAACGAGTGA
- a CDS encoding GNAT family N-acetyltransferase gives MNIRPCRFDHPDAVKLNDQVQLEYAERYGDEGDVTPLDPAMFDPPHGLYLLAYDEQERPVATGGWRTQDRNPEGYEDGDAEIKRMFVIPEGRGRGLARRMLAALEEDARAAGRTRMVLETGDQQPEAVALYTSCGYTVCEVKFGHYRTYDSSICMTKPLRQP, from the coding sequence ATGAACATCCGCCCGTGCCGCTTCGACCACCCCGACGCCGTCAAGCTCAACGACCAGGTCCAGCTCGAATATGCCGAGCGCTACGGCGACGAGGGGGACGTCACACCGCTCGACCCGGCCATGTTCGACCCGCCGCACGGTCTGTATCTGCTCGCCTACGACGAGCAGGAGCGCCCGGTGGCGACCGGCGGCTGGCGGACGCAGGACCGTAACCCGGAGGGGTACGAGGACGGCGACGCCGAGATCAAGCGGATGTTCGTGATCCCCGAGGGCCGTGGCCGGGGCCTGGCGCGCCGGATGCTCGCCGCCCTGGAGGAGGACGCCCGCGCGGCGGGCCGCACCCGGATGGTGCTGGAGACGGGTGACCAGCAGCCCGAGGCGGTCGCGCTGTACACCTCGTGCGGCTACACGGTCTGCGAGGTCAAGTTCGGCCACTACCGGACGTACGACAGCAGCATCTGCATGACGAAGCCGCTCCGGCAGCCGTAG
- a CDS encoding exodeoxyribonuclease III: MLTVTSVNVNGLRAAAKKGFVEWLAGTDADVVCLQEVRAEPGQLAAEVRDPEGWHTVHAPAAAKGRAGVSLYSRQAPERTQIGFGGFGVPGAEEFDASGRYAEIDLPGVTVASLYLPSGEVGTERQEEKERFMAAFLPYLQGLKERAAADGREVVVCGDWNIAHQEADLKNWKANQKSSGFLPEERAWLTRVFEEAAYVDVVRRLHPDVAGPYSWWSYRGRAFDNDAGWRIDYQVATPGLAGRAVKAWVERAATHGERWSDHAPVTVVYER, translated from the coding sequence ATGCTGACTGTTACATCTGTGAATGTTAATGGCCTCCGCGCCGCCGCGAAGAAGGGCTTCGTGGAATGGCTGGCGGGCACCGACGCCGATGTGGTCTGCCTCCAGGAGGTCCGCGCCGAGCCCGGCCAGCTGGCCGCCGAGGTCCGTGACCCCGAGGGCTGGCACACCGTCCACGCCCCCGCCGCCGCCAAGGGGCGCGCCGGGGTCTCCCTCTACTCCCGCCAGGCGCCGGAGCGGACCCAGATCGGCTTCGGCGGGTTCGGTGTGCCCGGGGCCGAGGAGTTCGACGCGAGCGGCCGGTACGCCGAGATCGACCTCCCCGGCGTGACCGTGGCCAGCCTGTATCTGCCCTCCGGCGAGGTCGGCACCGAGCGGCAGGAGGAGAAGGAGCGCTTCATGGCGGCCTTCCTGCCCTACCTCCAGGGGCTGAAGGAGCGGGCGGCGGCCGACGGGCGCGAGGTCGTGGTCTGCGGCGACTGGAACATCGCCCACCAGGAGGCCGACCTGAAGAACTGGAAGGCCAACCAGAAGAGTTCGGGCTTCCTGCCCGAGGAGCGGGCCTGGCTGACCCGGGTCTTCGAGGAGGCCGCGTACGTCGACGTCGTACGGCGGCTGCACCCGGATGTGGCGGGGCCGTACAGCTGGTGGTCCTACCGGGGGCGCGCCTTCGACAACGACGCCGGCTGGCGCATCGACTACCAGGTCGCGACGCCGGGGCTGGCCGGGCGCGCGGTCAAGGCGTGGGTCGAGCGGGCCGCCACGCACGGCGAGCGGTGGAGCGACCACGCGCCGGTGACGGTGGTCTACGAGCGGTAG